The Physeter macrocephalus isolate SW-GA chromosome 13, ASM283717v5, whole genome shotgun sequence genome window below encodes:
- the LOC102979080 gene encoding LOW QUALITY PROTEIN: proteasome activator complex subunit 1-like (The sequence of the model RefSeq protein was modified relative to this genomic sequence to represent the inferred CDS: inserted 1 base in 1 codon), with amino-acid sequence MAILRVLPEAQAKVAVFREDLCTKTENPLGSYFPKKISELDAFLKEPAVHEANLSNLKXPLDVPGPDPVKEKEKEEQNKQQEKEDKDEKKKAEDEDKGPLCGPVSCNEKIVVLLQRLKPEIKDVTEKLNLVTTWVQLQIPRIEDGNNFGVAVQEKVFEQMTTLHSKPEGFHTQISKYFSERSDAMTKAAKQPRVGDYRRRVHQLEGAEYWDIRLRVMEICKAYTVFNDIILKNFEKLKKPRGETEGMIYWPPLIFCDGDPKFIDMYRHLPLVQGTISALVCTGVTCGLPKLDSESGLAPWLAQAL; translated from the exons ATGGCCATACTCAGGGTCCTGCCCGAAGCCCAAGCCAAGGTGGCTGTGTTCCGTGAAGACCTATGTACTAAGACAGAGAACCCGCTCGGGAGCTATTTCCCCAAGAAGATTTCTGAGTTGGATGCATTTTTAAAGGAGCCAGCTGTCCATGAAGCCAACCTGAGCAATCTGA GCCCCCTGGACGTCCCAGGGCCTGATCCagtcaaggagaaagaaaaggaagagcagaatAAACAGCAGGAGAAGGAAGACAAGGATGAAAAGAAGAAGGCGGAAGATGAAGACAAAGGTCCTCTTTGTGGCCCAGTGAGCTGCAATGAGAAGATCGTGGTCCTCCTGCAGCGCCTTAAGCCTGAGATCAAGGATGTCACTGAGAAGCTCAACCTGGTCACCACCTGGGTGCAGCTGCAGATACCTCGGATTGAGGATGGGAACAATTTTGGAGTGGCCGTCCAGGAGAAGGTGTTTGAGCAGATGACCACCCTTCACAGCAAGCCGGAAGGCTTCCACACTCAAATCTCTAAATATTTCTCTGAGCGCTCTGATGCCATGACCAAAGCAGCTAAGCAGCCCCGCGTGGGTGATTATCGGCGACGGGTGCACCAGCTGGAAGGGGCAGAGTACTGGGATATCCGGCTGAGGGTCATGGAGATCTGCAAGGCTTATACTGTGTTCAACGACATCATCCTGAAGAACTTCGAGAAGCTCAAGAAGCCCAGGGGAGAAACAGAGGGAATGATCTATTGGCCTCCTCTCATATTCTGTGATGG GGACCCCAAATTCATAGACATGTATCGCCATCTGCCGCTGGTCCAAGGTACCATCTCTGCGTTGGTCTGCACAGGGGTCACGTGTGGGCTGCCAAAGCTTGACAGCGAGAGTGGCCTGGCGCCGTGGTTAGCGCAGGCCTTGTGA